The following nucleotide sequence is from Psilocybe cubensis strain MGC-MH-2018 chromosome 13, whole genome shotgun sequence.
AGACTTTGCACAATCTGAGCATGACAAGCAGTTGAGTGCTTGCCGTTCTTGCTTGTCGTATTCGTATCCAACACCCAACTTACTTTATTGGTGTCACCGTCACGTCCATCTAGCTAGTAGTTTACATCTCGTTTTAGCAACTTCTTCCTAAAATTATGTTTGTCAACAGTGGATCTTCTTGGTACCAAGCTTTGAAACCATATTTTTATTAACATTGGCTCACCTCAAAAACGTTCAACTGAACCGTTGATGAGTTCTAAGAGGTCTTCGTACCGTCCTTCATTTAACAACAGAGGCCAAGTTACATATAAAATCTCACCGGCAACACAATCAAATACGATGGCTTTCGGCAGGCCTATTCGAGATGGAGATCGACGTTGAAGTTGCTCCTCGTTATTGTGCCAGTTGCCGCTGTGCTCGCATTTCCACGCGATAAGATCGGTGTCGGGCGCTGGCATGATCAACCAATGGGAAGGATCCAAGTGCACGAGAAGGCTGCTCCTCTTTACCTGAGCCAAAATCGTTTCCATAGCcgaagaaaggaaggaacATTATGAATTTTTTAAGCTTCGACACTAGGGTATCAATGAGTAGCAAAATGGCAAAATGAGATTACGAGGATGGAAATAAATTGATTCGGAGCTTCAACTCTGTTTCTCAATAAACAAACGCGATCACATGACTTTTATGGGTGGTTGAATTACGCCCTTGGGTTGCTAGGATCCACTCTTTGTCTTTTCAATAAGTCCACTTCATGCCCCTACGCCACCCATAATGTCCACGACAACAGAAATTCTTTTCAACTCTCCTGCTCTTCATTCCTTAAAACGCGACCAGCTCGTCAAATTATGCAAAATTCATTCAATCAAAGCATCAGGAAAGAATGTAGAGCTTATCCAGAAGCTTAGACTACATGCACAGACATTGCCTAAGGACTCGCCGCTGAGCATCGCTGCCCGAAGTGAAGAGCATGGGCCCATTCCTATGCAGGTTCAAGAACCCTTACCCCAGGGACTGGAGGACGAGCAGGAAATGGGAGATGACGTCTCTTATCAGAATAGTCGATCGAGGCCAAGCGAGCAATGGGAAATGGTCATGGATAGCATCGAGGAGCTCGATGAAGAGTCATCCCAGGGTACCCTAACATCCCAAAGAACCCTTGGGCATAATGGAGGCACTGGAGAGTTCGGGACCGGTGGATCAAAATGTATGGCCTTTGTTAATTGCATGCATAAAGGCCTTTTTTATCTTATGAATGCTCTTTCTTCCAGCCACAACAGTCAGCTCCTCAATCAAAGCCATCGCCACTTCTCTGGGACTAAAGAAGGGGAACCCTAAATCCACTACTACGTCGACTTCTTCAAAGAAGAACACCCCCTTCACCCCGCACGCCGTCCAAGAACCGACAGACGAGTTGTCCCAGATGTCAACCCCTTATGCATCTCTTCCTGAGGCTACATCTCTGCCACAGACAGATCATTTCACGCTCAATGACACTCGTATGTCAATAGATGGAACTGAGGATATTCCTTTGCCCGGGCATGTTCTTCGACCTGGCGTTCCAGCCCCAGAGAATGCACGACTCAGTATGGGCACAGGGGTACCAGCTACTCCTTCGCGCCCAACAACTACGATCAGGCTCATCTCGAACCCACTCTCGAATCCAGGGGCAGGTGTAGACCATAGTTACGCTTCAGGAGAAAACGGGACACCTCAACTTAAACCCTTCAAGACTAGCTTTGACATTACCTTTGGTAGTCCCATCCCTAACAGTTCCGGTTTAAACTTTGGGGGTATGAGTATTTGGCCTCCAAGGACTGAAGAAGACGTTCATATGAGAGGCATTTACCCTGCCTTATCTTTTGAGGACCTTCCCCCTTCTCTCGAGATGAAACCTCCTGGGACACCTGCGAAACCAGGGGACGTTACCGTCCACTCCCCCTTGGCGATTCCCAAATCCCCTGATGTCTTTGTATTTGGTACACCGCACAAGCTCACTGACGACCAATTCCGTTCAGCTGCTGCCTCTGTTCTAGATGAAGTCAACCGGAAACTACGTGAAGATGGTGTTAAAGAAGTAAATACCGACATTATTGGCAATCTCCATCCGGAAACCAAGAAAGAGCCCCCTCGTGAGATCAAACCCATACCTGTATCCAAGCGGGGTGAGATTACGAACAAGTTCAATCGACTTCACGAGGAAGAGTTTCAGAAGATGGAGGGCATTGACTCGTTGGTAAAACGGCGTGCAGAGAGGCTTGTCCCAAAGAAACTGTCGGGGGATGGCGAGAAAGTTGTGCTAGGCAAGAAGCGCAAATCCAGTGTTCTGGCTGATGAGGGAGGAATTGGATCTCGTCGGCCGAGTGTGATTGCTCCCCGCCGTGCCAGTAATACTCGCGTTATCAGTAACGGCCGGCGAGCCAAAGCAATTCCTGGGGCGTTTGACTTCGGCAATGATGAAGGTGATGCGGAGGAACAGGAAGACGATCGTGCTGGCAAACGTGTTAAGATGGACCCTGATTCCGCATTATCGCCCGATGAAGAGGCCAAGAAGCAAGAGATGGCTGAACAACGTCGCTTAGAGCTTGCGAAAGAGAAAGACGCCATTCTTAAGAAGCTCGAGGCCAACAGAGCACGCAGACGAAGCAGTGCTGCTCATGGTGGTTTGTCTGGTCGTAAAAGTGGACGACTCAGTGTTGGAAAACCCAGACAAAGCATCCTAGGTAATGTTATCATTCTTTATCCTAATGCTAAGCATTGACATTCTTTTAGTCAAGCCAAAGCCTAAACCTAAGTTCGGGTTTCTCTCTTCCGCCAAATCGCTTGTACAAAGTGTCTGGAATCGTGGAAAGGCGTCTACCCCTGTCGTCGCCGGGCCAAGTCAGATACCGAAAGCCTCGCCCACTGCTAAACCAGAACCCGTCAAAGGAAAGACGGGTCCTCCATCTTTCGTGCCTACTAAGAAATCTTCAGTGGCGCCTCCCCGTGCCAGTGCTGCTATGGCGAGTGGAAGTCGTGGCATGTCAACCAGAGTCAGCGACCCAAAACTAAAAGCCGACGATGCTAAATCTCTGTCATCAAATAAAGGTTCTATTGCAACTTCTACGTCTTCTAGAGCGCGTTCCCCTCCAGTTGCTGGTTCGAGCAGGAATAGCTTACAAAGTAACGCAGGGTCGCGCACAAGTAGGACTAGCTCTATCGTGTCACCGAGCTCAAGGGCGACTTCAATTGCAGGAACCGCGGCCAGCAGAGCGCGCAGTCCAACCAACGTATCATCGATCGGTACTCGGCTTTCGTCTACTACTGGGTTCTCATCCATCGGCGACGTTGGAAGTATGGGCGTCAAAAATATTGCTGGTAGAAAATCTGTTGCGGCTAAATCATCAGTTCCTGgttcaagctcttcgaggTTTTCCAATGTATCCTCAAGGTTGTTCGCGCCCACTGCGAGCTCATTGGCGAAAATGGCAAAAGCGCCCTTGCCTGATGCTTCTGGTTCCAATAAGCAGACCCTGACTTCAATCACCAATAGTCCTGCTGTCGCCGCCGCTTCTCCTGCCCCAACTTCATCAAGCACTTTTTCGCCTAGGCCAGGTGGCATATTCAGCAAACCTCTTGCGTTACCCCCGCAGTCTTGTATCCCAACACCTGTCAAGAGCCAACTCCCCAATGACGAGGGTGCCACGGTCGGGGGAGGCTCATCCAAGCAGGAAAAGACAACGGACACGACTTCTGCGCTCTCTCGCACACGTTCACTCAATGGCAGAAAGCCACGCATCTCCAGATCGAAAGTGATTGCGCGCCTTGCTTCGCAAAGGGCGGCCGGTACTAGTAGTGGCGGACGTGTTGCATCAGCATCTGCAATAGCGCCTAGGCCATCCAACGCTGCCGGTGGGCGGGTTGTCAGTGGAAAGACCCGTTCGAGTCTAGGTGCAAAAGTGTCTCGGGCAAGCTATGGTGGTGGGACGAGGTCGCGTCCCAGCGTCGGGTCAAGTGATGGCGTCATGATGAGCGCAAAGAAGCGGGCAAGGCAGAGTGAGTATGCGAGGAGGAAAAGTAAAGTTGGACCTTTAAACTTTGATGGTATTGCTCCGAAAGGAGTGGATGTTGATATGAACTAACGACACATTGACGAATTTTCATGACGTTTATCTTTTATCACCTATTATCATTTTCCACTCCAACTCTTTGCAGGTCAGAAAGAGAACGTCATCTTTGATTCCTTATTCGTTTTGTTTGGACTGAATGATCTTTGTAAAAATCTGTTTTTTTGACTGGGTCGGTATTAGCCTCTGacctttttatttcttttttattttttcttgtttcttctATCTCTTCCATCTCAGATTGATTCTGTTTGTATTCTTCAAACCTCCAGCAAACTGACCATGGCCACTCTGGCTTTTTTTCGTTCAATTTTTCAAAGCAAGCATTgatcttctctctctctcatatTTATGCTGTGTCATCGTTTATGTATGTACTTTTACAGCCTTTTAAACGCCACATAGTGCCTCTCGATTTGTAAATCTCTATTTATGATAGTCATGCAGCAATAAGTTTCGAAGATTGCCTTAGATGTTTAGAATCGCACGCGCCCAATTCAACCtatatttttgttgatcCTCTTGGTTAAACCTGGACCTTAGGATGAGATTCATGGTAAATCAATTCCTGGTTTTTTATTATATTTGTCATACTAATGGCTCGACCTTGATTTCTATGCATCTCTCACGAAGCGTTTCGAAAAGAATTCCCTAACATGCTCCTGAATTGAAATTTTGAGATATCATGATAAAACTTGGAAGGAATCTAAGTCATACCTCATCAAATGTCTCCTTGTAGCTGTCCCTGTTTTTGAGGTCAGAGAAATATTGTCGGAACCTAGCGTATCGAGGGTCGGTCTGCAGCTTCTCCCAAGCAGCCTTCCCCTTGCCTGCTTCATATTTCCCGATGTCATTCTTCAGCGTAACTTCAGTACGAGCAAAGAAGGGCGTAACAGCAGCATCTGCGATACTCCATTCACCAACAGCGAACCCTTTCTCGGGAAGGAGGTTTTGAATGACTTCGATTCCGTCGAAGATGGCTTCGGGATCCTTGGAGCCTGAGATTGCAGCGAAGAAGCCGCTGGTGTAGGCGGGTGTGACTGTTTCGATGAAGAAACGCGCTTTGGCGCGGTCGATGGGGTCTTTGGGGAGCAAGGGCTGTGGGGTGTCGAGGTCTGCGAAGAACTCGAGTAGGACGCCGGATTCGGCGATTTTGGTAGAGTCCGGGGATGGCTCGTCTGGAGGAACATCTGGGCCACCGTATGCAATGGCTGGAACCTGTCGCGTTTGATTAGTTCAGTGAGTGAGTCGAGATGGCAGTGGTAAATTTAGATATGTATACCTTGCTAGCTTTGTTGATCTTGGGCGCGTACCATTCTGGCTTGTTCGCTAAGTCAATCTCGTAGCGAGTGTAAGGAAGTTTCGACTCTTTGAGTGCAAGTTCCGTCTGGTAAGTGATATGGTTAAACACGCGTTATAGGAAATTTAGACATCACATACTCTATGAGCCCATGGGCAGACCTAAAGCGTGTTCAATTCAACTGAGTTCAAGTTTAAGTACCAGACGAAAGGTAATTTTATCCACCTTGGCACTGTAGAGGGTGATTCGCTTTGCCATTTGCGATAGTATTTTGAATTATTTACGCAGGGGAGAATTAGACTTCGAGAAGAAATGATGGAGGGCTGAAAATCACTTACTCTCCAATAGCCATACTTATAATGCTCACCCTGATCAATATAATCGACTTCCTCTCAAGAACCCACATACCTTTCCTTCTGATTAATCAGCCTATCTGTGTTGACAAATTGACATTTGGTCACAACATTAGGTTTTCCATGTCGCCGCAGTCCTTCTCAAACATTAGATCTGAAGAATTTACGTGACGCTGTCATTCGAAGAAATTTGGGCATAAACTGTGCCGTACAGAGCCCAGTTGCCAGTTTGAATGCCCACAGAGATCCCTCGAGTGTGTGAATTGTCTTGAATATGCTGACTGAGCGCTGCCGGATAAATGCTGACAATGATAGCTTCCGCTTACTAGGATATGCTATTGCGGCAGCCTGCAGGTGTTAATCCTTATTTGAATGTGATGAGACATTGTATGAGCGACATGTTGTAACATGGGTTTGACGGCGGGCGTCTGAGCTCGGTGATCTTGGGGCTCTTGCAGGGTTTGCTGAATTGAACTTTTTATCGATTAAAGCTTGAAGACAGTAGATACAGTTGCTTTTCTCTTAGCCTGAAGGGTTTAACGCCTGTTATTGCTAGTTCATCGACTGAAGGATTACTTTTAGCCATATCACCCAGGGGTCACCTTGGGGTCGCCATCACTTAAATCACCCAATTAGGAGCCCTTCACTGTGTGCTCATAAGAGCATATACCCACCATAGCCCTGAAACGGTGCTACATATATCCTCAGAAACATGCGAATTGTCGACGATCTAGATGGTTTCTTAACAGGTCGCAAAAGTCGCGACGATGAATTTAGGGGCGAATCCCTCGATATTATCGTGGGAATATTGTGCCCACATGCCGAAGCGGCTATCACAGAAAACAAAGGGGACATTGAATTGAGATTGAATGTGATTTGCATTGTGCGACCAATGCGGATAAGCTTGCGCCCAGCGTTCAATGCAGAGGGCGAACGATGAACGCTCCCATCTCTCTTCCTTCCCGTCGCTCACCTACATATGTTGCGCTGCTCGCCTCTCAACGTTGAAGACCCAACGCACTAAAGAAGTCGTCACAATAGCGTCGCTTACTCCCTGGATTCGAGTGGTGGTTCGGTTGACTGGGATGCTTGGGCAAAATGTGAGCGCATTCTGCGAAATTCGTCTTGCGCTGCTTGAAACTGACACAGATGTACGCGAAAACCTCCCCGAAAGCAGAGCGCGCGCAAACATCCTTGTATTCTACCTGTATGGCACGGTATGCGACATTTGGTATAGGGCGCTGACCGATGGGCGGCCAGTGGCGCTAGTCGCTTGACCCAGGTGCGTATCACCTATTTCTTTTGCCAGAGCCCGCTATTATCTCTGCTCAGCGGTGCGAATGTCAGGTGAGTTACATGGCTTATTCTACAGTCTCTTGAAGTCTTCCGTTTCGTGCCGATTGAGTGCCTCTGGTGCGCTACGCTCCCCCAAAGCCTTCTACGCCTTTTCTCAGGATACATTCGATTACTTCAACTATACACCTTTTCTCTGGATAATTGGTCTTCTCTTTCTATGAAACGCCTCCAGTACCCAACGAAATTGATTCCATTCATCTACACAATCTCTCAACAAGCATCCTGGCCACTGAATGGCACGGTCACCGCATCTATACGACATTCATGGTACACGGTTCTGTTCTCGCGTGTCCTTTCCAACCTCACCGGTACTCCACTCAAGTGACCATTGTATGTAGCTTTTGGCTACCTGGGAATCCATCCTCTTGCGCTTGAATTCGTCGAATCTCGCTCTAATGCCTCTCGGGTGACTTTGTCATGTGCCTTGTTCTTCACTGTTCACTGGTCATTCTCGACGCGGCCACAATTTGGACTGCTCCGTGCTTGGAGGTGGATCAAGTTCAATGCGGTAATTATGGTTTGACTTCGAGCGTCTATCATTGCTCTCGGCATGTTTTACCGCCACCTGTCGAATTCTCGAAAAATAGCTCCTCTAGAACAACTTCTTTGCACCAACCCATGAAATGGACATGTGATGCCTGCTATAAGCAGATCGACTGGAGATCTTGTTATAATGATATATCAAGAATCCATCGAACCACATGACTTGGGGGCAATGGCATGCTTTTGGCCTGCATACAGGTAGATAGGTATGTCTTTCTATGCTGCACCTGGGTATTTTTGTTCAACGTCGATTTGGATCTTACCTGGGGTCACTTTTATCACCTACCCATCATCTATTGCAACTGTGGAAAAGCCAAGTCTGACTTAGGAGGGCTTCTCTCTGTTTTGGGATTGTCTAGTGAAAACTGCTCTCCAGAACCTGTCAGTATCGTGTTCTGGCTCAGTGGCTCCAATCTATTTGACGACACGATGCATGCAAAGCCTGGTCTTCTGTCCTCATTTCAAGTATTGGAAGTCCATGAGACGTCTCTCGCTGATACTCCGGCAGGTGGCGATACTTCATGGGGATTTTCTGCTTATCGGGTTTATGATGTTCCACTGACACACCCCAACTTTGGATCTCTACCTGCTGCATTTAGACTTCTGCCCgttcggagtttgaattcTTAGCGCCGCCCCTAAAGTGTTGACATTATAGCATCCGGCATACCAATCCACCTAGAAAAAAGTAGGTGACAACCAATCCGCCTAATTATTAGCCTTTTCAAGCAACTGAGAAGCAGTGCAAAGTCTTTAATAGGCAGAAACCCACCCCTAATTTAGGAACAGTTACTTGTAAAGGCATGATTTTTGGTGGCCGTTTTCAGAGGAACTTGGATTGGTTGTGCCCGTTTTCTATTCATTGTTTGCCTGTTATATAAGTAATACTACTACTACATCGTAAGCTTCACCAACAAGTCCCAACACACAGTTCTACTCTTCTCAAACTATGGGTATTCGCCCCAACTCCAATAAACGCGTTCAGAATGAGAACATGCCACCCTCGGCGGCGACTCGCAGCGTACTCAACGCCAAATTTGTCGCCTCTCAGAGTCCCCGCAGGACTTCACGCACTTTGCGGGACGTTCAATTTCGCAAGCGCAGCGAATCTTCCACTGGCGTTCAGACGACCAAGCGGATCGTTGGGCATGCAAAACAGCGGCAAGCTAAGAACAAAATCCGATTTACTCTGAAGTCGGCGATCCGTGGAAAGATCAACGACGTAGAGATGGCCGATGGGACGGTTCATCCATCCAGCAACACCGTTCCAATCCAGCTTCCTCAGGAGCTTGTGCGTCCTCGAGAATATAAGGCCGTCACTCCCGATATGCTCAAAGCTGTGGACCAAAcctacgacgacgacatggGCGTCCAGTACTTCCGCGACGGTCTTGAAATTCTCGAAAAAGAGTGAgtaaaaaaattgaattaTTCGCTCACGGGTCGTTGACTAACAGACACGTCTATAGACTCATGCAGTCGTTGGCCAGCGTGAAAATCCAAAATCAAAGGACCAAACTGCCCAGCGAGCTCGACGTCGTGGTGAACGACGCTACCATCATCCTTCCCTCGCACGTTCTAGCGGTGTTTGGGAAGGCACCTCCTCCTGGATCTTCCGCCCCACGGCAGGTTACCCTCTACCCAGTTCACAGCCTCGTGCTTAAGGCCCACTGCGCACACCTTCCGCTCCCACCGCCTACCCTTGAGGTTCCCAACCACGTCAGTGGGGAGCAAACGGTCAAGCTACCAGTGTGGTCGATCTGCCTCCCGTCTCCTGAGGCCTATCCCGCCCTTTCTGTGTACCTCTACACCAAAGACATCCAACGGCTGCTGCGCAATCTTGTCCCAATGCCTGCTCCCGAGGACCTCCGTGTTACTCCAGGACGGACGAAAGAGTTCGGCCAACAGATGGGCCACAGGTTCTCCATCGCTATCATCGTCCGCGCCACCTTCCTCGTCTACGGGGTGTGGCAGAACATGTGCGCCTTGGGCATCTTCGACAAGCAGCTGTGGGACACTATCGACGCTGTGTGGAATTCCATCCTCTTCGCCATGTCTGTTGCCACGGGTAATCCGACGATGCCTATCCCTCCTTATCAGCCCGTCGACGAGGGCTACGGGGAAGCGGAGCCTGCGCCTGAGGGCGAGTGCGAAGCTGGACCGTCAGGAGATGTGTCGCCGCCATCCGACGACCTTTCACCGTCGACAAAGGATTCTGCTGGTGCGGGAAGCCAGGGACCCGAGGGCAGTGGGCCCCATCATTAGGACTCATGCCACCCGTGCCGGAACCAAATTTGCTATCCCTGCCGTACAAACACACCTTCGTTGCTATCACCAGCGCCGTTAAGCT
It contains:
- a CDS encoding Pyrimidodiazepine synthase, whose translation is MAKRITLYSAKVCPWAHRTELALKESKLPYTRYEIDLANKPEWYAPKINKASKVPAIAYGGPDVPPDEPSPDSTKIAESGVLLEFFADLDTPQPLLPKDPIDRAKARFFIETVTPAYTSGFFAAISGSKDPEAIFDGIEVIQNLLPEKGFAVGEWSIADAAVTPFFARTEVTLKNDIGKYEAGKGKAAWEKLQTDPRYARFRQYFSDLKNRDSYKETFDEEHVREFFSKRFVRDA